AGCGTTCCATTATTTGAGGATGGAACACAGATGACGCAGATTTAGCTGATGGTCACAGATAAAAACAGCGGAAATCAGCCAAATCAGTGTTATCAGCGTTCCATATCCACTTGCCTTTGTTTAGGGTTGATAATAGTTCTTCCACAAGCGTTTTGGCATTGTACCATTGTTGAGGGAATGAGCCTCAAAAGGCGTTAGGTTGCCCATGCTGCTGTGTGGGCGAAGATGGTTGTAGGTGCTGGCAATGCTACCGCTTCTTGAGCATGTGCAAAGGATGAGCTTTTCTTCCAGCAATTCTGTTTTCAGTATGCCGTTTACCCCTTTCGGCAATGGCGTTTTGCAGCGGGTCGCCATTCTCAGTCATGGATATTTTGATGCGGTTTTTTTCAGTATTTCCACATACTCATGGCAGCAGTATTGCACGCCTCTATCGCTGTGGTGGATTAAACCTTTGGTGTTTGGATTGTTTTTCAGTGCCTGTTTCAGTGCCAAAGTAGTGCCTTTTGCCGATAGGGTTTTATGAAGGCAAAATCCCACAATCTTTCGACTGAAGGCATCTGTAATCAAGCTCAGATAGCCAAGCCATCGCCAATAACAATGTAGGTGATATCACACACCCACAGTTGGTTGGCAGCAATGGGAATGAACTCTTTTATCAGGTTGGGATACTTTCGGTAAGGGTGGTCGCTATCAGTGGTTTTGGCTTTCCTTCTGCGAACGCGAACCAGCAAACCATACTCCCGCAACACATCAAAGAAGGCATCTCTGCCCATACCGATGGTGTGTTGCTGGAGGAAACTATCCATCATACCAAAAAGAGTTTCCTGCCTCCAATTCGCTTTTGCAGCTTTCGGTGGCGAAGCACTTCCTGCACAATCAGTTCCGCTTGAAACGCCTTCTTTTCCTGTTGTTTTGGTACTGATAATAGGCTTGCCTGCTGTAACCAAGCAATGAGCAACACAAACCGGTTACCCGGTCAGGCTCCTGCTGCTCCACTTTCCAAGACTGCTTGGTGCCATGCTTTTTCGCAGGTCAATGCCGTATTGCTCCTTGCCAATATCCACCAACGCCTCCAACAGCTTGTTGTAAAGCCTTGCCTGCCGCAGTTCATGCTGCAATAGCTTTACCTCCTTAGGTAAATCCTCCATAGGCTTTACATCCGCTTGTTTGGACGGCTTCAGAGATTGGTGCCCTTGCCCTTAAAATCCTGAACCCATTGATGTATGATTTGGAAACTGATGCCATACTTGGCTTGCAAATGGCGGTAAGTGCCACCGCCCGACAGGTAATCTGCTATTACCCGTTCCTTTAATTTTTGATCGTACTTTTTCATCTTTTCTTGTCCTAATTTAAGTTGATTTTTTGTCAACCTATTTCAGGACGAGACATCGGTAGTTGTAATGATTGTATCCGCGCTAATCAGCAAAATCAGTGTCATCAGCGTTCCATTATTTGAGGATGGAACACAGATGACGCAGATTGAGCAGATGGTCACAGATAAAAACAGCGGAAATCAGCCAGATCAGTGTTATCAGCGTTCCATTGTTTATAGCACACAGATGACGCAGATTGAACAGATGGCCACAGATAAGAAACAGCGAAAATCATCCAGATCAGTGTCACCGTGTCCCGGCCTTAGACGGGATCAGCGTTCCATTATTTGAGGATGGAACACAGATGACGCAGATTGAGCTGATGGTCACAGATAAAAAACAGCGGAAATCAGCCAGATCAGTGTTATCAGCGTTCCATTGTTGATAGCACACTGATGACTCAGATTGAACTGATGGTCACAGATTTAATTAATGTGTAAGTTAAGCCAGATCCCCTTTGCGTCCTTTGCTTGGATTCTCTTTGCGGTCTTTGCGTGAACTCCTCTTGAGTGAGATTAATTTTCCATCACGCAAAGCGCGCATTTGAAGACACCGAGATCGCAGGGATTTTGAACCCCAAAGTGTAGAACCAAAAATACTTGAATCTTGGAATCTTGAATCTTGAATCTTGGAATCTTGAATCCTTGAATCCAAAAAAAAAATCCCGCTCCTTACGAAGCCGGATTTTTTTTCGAAAAGCAGCTGGCGCTATTCTTGCCCGTCGCTGTGCCAGTGTTTGTACACCTTGCGTGCGCCATAGGCAGCGCCCAGGGCAAGGAGTATGCCTATGCCACCTTCGATGGGTGCGCCGCCTCCGGCTGGCTGGTTGGTGCTTTGACCGTGTCCTCCGGCTGGTGGAGGTGGCGGCCCCTGAGCGATGAGGGTGGAAGCGGCAAGGCTAAAGATGGCTGCGAGTGCGAGTTTTTTGAGGTAGGTATTCATGGTGTTGTCCCTTTCTTGCTTTGGTTTAACGATTGATGACCTTGGCGCTCAGCGTCTGGTTGCTGCCCTGCAGGTGGAGGATGTAGGCCCCTGCTTTGAGGTGGGTGTTCAGTTGTTGCAGACCGGCCTCGGTGAGGCGCATCTGCTGCAGCAGGCGACCGCTCAGGTCGTGGATGCGCAGCAGGCTGTTGGCCGAGGGATTGTTTACCCATAGCTGGCCGTTGTGCATGGCGGCTTGAAGTTTCGTGGCGTCCTCAGGGTTTTCATTTATTCCAACAATGCCAAGTTTTAGCGCAAACCGCTCGTTGTCCGATCCTTGTGATGTTGTGAAAATATAAGGTTGCTGACTTAGATTCCAAACTACATTGGTGAGCTTGTCAATCAGGCGCCAGGAGTAGTTGTTGAATTTTCCTTGCGTATCCTGCAGACTTAATGTCATGACACCACTAACAGGCGCTTTGAATCCCAGGGGAATTTCTAAATCATTGTAAAACTCTGGAATGCTGTTTACTGCAAGCATAACACTGTCGGAAGAGAAGCTATAAAGCTGCGGCACCTGGTTGTTGAAACTGAAGAGCTTTAAGGCGTCTTGCCGATCGCGTTCCAATTGAGAACCTTCGAGTAACCTTATCTCTGTTTCATCGAAATAGTCATATGCTGCAAGTCTTATGCTTATTTTGTCCACGTTTTGGGAGCTTTTAAAATAAGTGCCGCCATGCACCCTGATGGAATTTGTAAAGGTAAAATTCTGATTATTTGACGTGGTTTTGGCCTTCACAAAAAATCCCTGATGCGGTGCAATATACGCACCGGATGATCCTCCGTTAATGGTTTCATATCCTTCACCCCCGGATTTGTTCGGATTGTAAGCATAGGCGTAATTATCATCAAACAAAGACCTGTCGACTGAATTCCAATCAATACCTGATGGGTAGGGATTGCCCAACAGATTCCATCCACTCTCATATGTCCACGATTTACTTCCGCTGCTGTTCTTCAGCTGGATGCTCACATTACCCTGGTTGAGTGTTCCACTGAAATTTTTTGTTGGGCCTGACCCGGTGTAAGCCACCAGATAACCCTGTCCGGCAACAAAATTGCTGCCATTCACATCGGGGAAGGTGGGACTCACGGTCGTGTTTTTGTAATTCACCCATGTGCCCGGCGAGGGTTCGTGCCAAGCGTAAAAGTCATCTGAAGTTCCTGGAACAAACGCACTGGAGCTGATTGAGCCACCAACGGGTGCTGACAAAAAATGCCATGCCTGGGAAGTTTGTGGAAAATACCTCTCCACCGTGGCGCTCACCCCGCTTGTGCTGTGGATGAGCGAGCCGGTGCCGGAGGCGTTGGATTTGATTACCAAATCGCTGCTGAATGCATTGTTGGTGAGGGTGCCGGAGACGGTGAGGGATTTGCCTGGTTCAATCACCACAGAACCTCCTGTTTCGATGGTTAAAGAAGCCACGGAAATATTTGATCCATTGATGCGCAGTGTAGCACCATTATGAACAGTTACGTTGCTTGACGAAATACTTCCCCGAAGTTCAAGTGTGCCAGCCTCA
This window of the Bacteroidota bacterium genome carries:
- a CDS encoding transposase; its protein translation is MKKYDQKLKERVIADYLSGGGTYRHLQAKYGISFQIIHQWVQDFKGKGTNL
- a CDS encoding T9SS type A sorting domain-containing protein, which codes for MKNLLLTTILVTLLLPLFCQQTVYWRDQASNGNWANTIESNINNWWRQGDGWDVRRPDLASGQWSPDGTKSYNIIIFSNAHELTTTVNGNIGGTKYYVHRLELRNSSNRTFNNSDNGYLSMGGGSSNAKIEAISGEGTGSYTFNVPITYEKVTELNPVGGDLIFNSLITNNSYNTLVYGNSTQSLTIAGGLSGTGGLLVKNITTVIISTDADYSGATIVEAGTLELRGSISSSNVTVHNGATLRINGSNISVASLTIETGGSVVIEPGKSLTVSGTLTNNAFSSDLVIKSNASGTGSLIHSTSGVSATVERYFPQTSQAWHFLSAPVGGSISSSAFVPGTSDDFYAWHEPSPGTWVNYKNTTVSPTFPDVNGSNFVAGQGYLVAYTGSGPTKNFSGTLNQGNVSIQLKNSSGSKSWTYESGWNLLGNPYPSGIDWNSVDRSLFDDNYAYAYNPNKSGGEGYETINGGSSGAYIAPHQGFFVKAKTTSNNQNFTFTNSIRVHGGTYFKSSQNVDKISIRLAAYDYFDETEIRLLEGSQLERDRQDALKLFSFNNQVPQLYSFSSDSVMLAVNSIPEFYNDLEIPLGFKAPVSGVMTLSLQDTQGKFNNYSWRLIDKLTNVVWNLSQQPYIFTTSQGSDNERFALKLGIVGINENPEDATKLQAAMHNGQLWVNNPSANSLLRIHDLSGRLLQQMRLTEAGLQQLNTHLKAGAYILHLQGSNQTLSAKVINR